One Candidatus Acididesulfobacter guangdongensis genomic window carries:
- a CDS encoding CDGSH iron-sulfur domain-containing protein, with translation MKKEPLVLNGIKETTYICKCGKSKNMPYCDGSHKTLSGNITPFVLEPTSETVYICQCGKSKNFPYCDGSHKNL, from the coding sequence ATGAAAAAAGAACCGTTAGTTTTAAATGGAATTAAGGAAACAACCTATATTTGCAAATGCGGAAAATCAAAAAATATGCCTTATTGCGACGGAAGCCATAAAACGCTTTCAGGAAATATTACCCCATTTGTTTTAGAACCGACAAGCGAGACAGTTTATATTTGCCAATGCGGTAAATCAAAAAACTTTCCATATTGCGACGGAAGCCATAAAAACTTATGA
- a CDS encoding transcriptional regulator — MKTDKIICPVEKTLEIIGGSWKVRILSELFTGTKRFNELKKCVNGITQKMLTQQLRDLENQGIINRKVYAVVPPKVEYSLTDLGISLKPILDAIHEWGKSHL, encoded by the coding sequence ATGAAAACAGATAAAATAATATGTCCTGTTGAGAAAACTCTCGAAATTATCGGAGGAAGCTGGAAAGTAAGAATATTAAGCGAACTTTTCACAGGCACTAAGCGCTTTAATGAGCTTAAAAAATGTGTAAACGGCATAACTCAGAAAATGCTTACTCAGCAGTTAAGAGATCTTGAAAATCAAGGAATTATTAATAGAAAAGTGTATGCCGTTGTTCCGCCTAAAGTAGAATATTCGCTTACAGATTTAGGAATAAGTTTAAAACCAATTTTGGATGCTATTCATGAATGGGGTAAAAGTCATCTATAA